A stretch of the Candidatus Limnocylindrales bacterium genome encodes the following:
- a CDS encoding ATP-binding protein translates to MQHMAEAITDIEESVAAERRRTLTNRFRVLAWVTLGIALLFIVMRPKASLEMAGRYAILRWTAVAFVAAFIAGTHRRGFVRHQLVWGILLGSGIAVLGTIGGTLRGDIGVTVSLHIILVLMTAAVLPWGVAAQALIVAICGALLAVSVTTIGAPVPGDPAVPTLVNAFAASLLSLFVAYHTRSSFDQAVRENLHLRAAEARNRALNEELEAKVRARTAELEGALTDQRAVTRAISHDLRQPLRHIHGFTRMFEEEFGDTFSAGHREHLDRVRMATLRMDRMVDALLELSRVSGRPLQRTNFDLSRCARELCEELQAGEPERRVELRIAEGLSEHCDGGLTRTLLQQLLANAWKFTRGRDVGVIEVGQRDGAFFVKDNGPGFDMQYARRLFHAFERLHHPAEFEGEGMGLAIADRIVRRHGGRIWAESEPDHGATFLFTLRAGMAGHDVAEQDVAAASPENAR, encoded by the coding sequence ATGCAGCACATGGCCGAAGCGATCACGGACATCGAAGAGAGCGTCGCCGCCGAGCGCCGGCGCACGCTGACCAACCGTTTTCGCGTTCTGGCGTGGGTCACGCTGGGGATCGCCCTGCTCTTCATCGTGATGCGCCCGAAGGCGAGCCTGGAGATGGCCGGCCGCTACGCGATCCTTCGATGGACGGCCGTGGCGTTCGTGGCCGCGTTCATCGCCGGCACTCACAGGCGCGGCTTCGTACGGCATCAGCTGGTGTGGGGGATCCTGCTCGGCAGCGGGATCGCCGTGCTCGGCACCATCGGCGGAACGCTGCGCGGCGACATCGGCGTCACCGTGTCGCTGCACATCATCCTGGTGCTGATGACGGCGGCCGTGCTGCCGTGGGGCGTGGCTGCACAGGCGCTGATCGTCGCGATCTGCGGCGCGCTGCTGGCCGTGTCCGTGACCACGATCGGAGCTCCGGTGCCGGGCGATCCGGCGGTGCCAACGCTCGTCAATGCGTTCGCGGCCTCGCTCCTGTCGCTCTTCGTCGCCTACCATACGCGCAGCTCCTTCGATCAGGCGGTACGCGAGAACCTTCACCTGCGCGCCGCGGAAGCGCGCAACCGGGCACTGAACGAGGAGCTCGAAGCCAAGGTGCGCGCGCGCACGGCCGAGCTCGAGGGCGCCCTGACGGATCAGCGGGCGGTGACGCGCGCAATCTCTCACGACCTGCGCCAGCCGCTTCGCCACATCCACGGCTTCACGCGCATGTTCGAAGAAGAGTTCGGCGACACGTTCTCCGCCGGCCACCGCGAGCACCTGGACCGCGTGCGCATGGCCACGCTGCGGATGGACCGCATGGTCGATGCGCTGCTCGAGCTGTCGCGCGTATCGGGGCGGCCGCTGCAGCGCACGAACTTCGATCTGTCGCGCTGCGCGCGCGAGCTCTGCGAGGAGCTGCAGGCCGGCGAGCCCGAGCGCCGGGTCGAGCTGCGTATCGCGGAAGGCTTGAGCGAGCACTGCGACGGAGGCCTGACGCGCACGCTGCTGCAGCAGCTGCTGGCCAATGCCTGGAAGTTCACACGCGGCCGGGACGTCGGCGTGATCGAGGTCGGTCAGCGCGACGGCGCATTCTTCGTCAAGGACAATGGCCCGGGCTTCGACATGCAGTACGCGCGCCGGCTCTTCCACGCCTTCGAGCGGCTGCATCATCCGGCCGAGTTCGAGGGCGAGGGGATGGGCTTGGCGATCGCCGATCGCATCGTTCGGCGCCACGGCGGCAGGATCTGGGCGGAAAGCGAGCCCGACCACGGGGCAACGTTTCTTTTCACGCTGCGCGCGGGCATGGCCGGTCACGACGTGGCCGAGCAGGACGTAGCCGCCGCGTCGCCGGAGAACGCTCGATGA
- a CDS encoding S1 RNA-binding domain-containing protein, whose product MAPNDPSDRSPQTGEEEDFATLFAASESKATAARIGIGDKVRGKVIAISQDNVFVAIGNKAEATIDAAEFRDSSTGEILIKVGDVIEATVVDDGSRSGAPVLRRVMGRGGANVAFELEQAFEHQVPIEGLVTGEVKGGFEVQIGSTRAFCPGSQIDRPGRGERVPGSQYIGRRFPFRVTKIEQGGRNVVVSRRDLLEEEAAAAAARTWERLRVGAVLTGTVTSVRDFGAFVDLGGVEGMIHISEMSHARVERASDLLSVGQTVEVQVIKVGETTDNRGRRQIGLSLKALAADPWTTLADRYPVGATVHGTVRRLETFGAFVEIEPGIEGLVHISKISTERRLNHARQALEVGQSVEVTVLSVDPEQRRLSLSMVETARKKQEAQQAEDRAEEERVMASLKQPGAMGTLGDLLAEARRKK is encoded by the coding sequence ATGGCTCCGAACGATCCCTCCGACAGATCCCCACAGACCGGTGAGGAAGAAGATTTCGCCACCCTGTTCGCCGCCAGCGAGAGCAAGGCCACGGCCGCCAGGATCGGCATCGGCGACAAGGTCCGCGGCAAGGTCATCGCCATCAGCCAGGACAACGTCTTCGTCGCCATCGGCAACAAGGCCGAGGCGACCATCGACGCAGCGGAGTTCCGCGACAGCAGCACCGGCGAGATCCTGATCAAGGTCGGCGACGTCATCGAAGCCACGGTCGTCGATGACGGCAGCCGCTCCGGCGCCCCGGTGCTGCGGCGGGTGATGGGACGCGGCGGTGCCAACGTGGCTTTCGAGCTCGAGCAGGCCTTCGAGCATCAGGTGCCGATCGAAGGTCTGGTCACGGGCGAGGTCAAGGGCGGCTTCGAGGTGCAGATCGGCTCGACGCGCGCGTTCTGCCCTGGCTCCCAGATCGACCGGCCCGGACGCGGCGAACGCGTGCCGGGCTCGCAGTACATCGGCCGCCGCTTCCCCTTCCGTGTCACCAAGATCGAGCAGGGTGGACGCAACGTCGTCGTCTCGCGGCGCGATCTGCTCGAGGAGGAAGCTGCGGCAGCGGCGGCCAGAACGTGGGAGCGCCTTCGCGTGGGTGCGGTCCTGACGGGCACCGTCACCTCGGTGCGCGACTTCGGCGCGTTCGTCGATCTCGGCGGCGTGGAGGGGATGATCCACATCAGCGAGATGAGCCACGCGCGCGTCGAGCGGGCCAGCGATCTGCTCTCGGTCGGTCAGACCGTGGAGGTGCAGGTCATCAAGGTCGGCGAGACCACCGACAATCGCGGCCGGCGACAGATCGGTCTGTCGCTGAAGGCGCTGGCCGCCGATCCATGGACCACGCTGGCCGACCGCTATCCGGTCGGCGCGACGGTGCATGGCACGGTGCGCAGGCTCGAGACGTTCGGCGCCTTCGTCGAGATCGAGCCAGGCATCGAAGGCCTCGTGCACATCTCGAAGATCAGCACCGAGCGGCGCCTCAATCACGCGCGCCAGGCGCTGGAGGTGGGACAGAGCGTGGAGGTGACGGTGCTGTCGGTCGATCCGGAGCAGCGACGCCTGAGCCTGTCGATGGTGGAGACGGCCAGGAAGAAGCAGGAAGCGCAGCAGGCCGAGGACCGCGCCGAGGAGGAGCGCGTGATGGCGTCACTCAAGCAGCCGGGCGCGATGGGTACGCTCGGCGACCTGCTGGCAGAGGCGCGCAGGAAGAAGTAG
- a CDS encoding LLM class flavin-dependent oxidoreductase: MGEVTVGYQDGCLYPLWITKAGVSVARALGASAIWVPDHFMGFAPKWMWKPDVVPAARTVHSMDALFDPVPIMTWVATKFRKPLIGTSVTEPIRRHPMSLAQTFVTLDHISRGRAVLGIGNGLRENTEPYGLPCDERVSRLEEALKIIHLLWNSRGAPVTFDGKYWQLRDAVFDLPLYKDRPPRLFMGAHFPRMLRMCGRYCDGWLPGQRIDGAEYARRLGLIRDGAKAAGRSMEGFTAGQTLLIAMARSRSHVLQKALRNKYVAYMACGLPPEIWRECGIEHPMGEGFMGFLDLVPSRVTPEQIDRAVAQLNPAILERLFFMGSPDEILEQAAPLARAGCNHFIIANMGGAFLSETARDAIADLSRLRALMSGLRKLG; encoded by the coding sequence ATGGGAGAAGTCACTGTCGGCTATCAGGACGGCTGCCTGTATCCGCTGTGGATCACCAAGGCCGGCGTATCCGTTGCCCGTGCGCTCGGCGCCAGCGCGATCTGGGTGCCGGACCACTTCATGGGCTTTGCGCCGAAGTGGATGTGGAAGCCCGACGTCGTTCCGGCCGCCCGCACCGTGCACTCGATGGACGCGCTCTTCGATCCGGTGCCGATCATGACCTGGGTGGCCACGAAGTTTCGCAAGCCGCTCATCGGCACGTCGGTGACCGAGCCCATCCGCCGCCATCCGATGTCGCTGGCGCAGACGTTCGTCACCCTCGACCACATCTCCAGGGGCCGCGCCGTTCTCGGCATCGGCAACGGGCTGCGCGAGAACACGGAGCCCTACGGCCTGCCCTGCGACGAGCGCGTCTCCCGGCTGGAGGAAGCGCTGAAGATCATCCACCTGCTGTGGAACAGCCGCGGCGCACCCGTCACGTTCGACGGCAAGTACTGGCAGCTTCGCGACGCGGTGTTCGACCTGCCGCTCTACAAGGACCGCCCGCCGCGCCTGTTCATGGGCGCGCACTTTCCGCGCATGCTTCGGATGTGCGGGCGCTACTGCGACGGCTGGCTGCCCGGCCAGCGCATCGACGGCGCCGAATACGCGCGGCGCCTCGGGCTGATTCGCGACGGCGCCAAAGCCGCCGGACGCTCGATGGAAGGTTTCACCGCCGGCCAGACCCTTCTCATCGCCATGGCCAGGAGCCGCAGTCACGTGCTGCAGAAGGCGCTGCGCAACAAGTACGTCGCCTATATGGCGTGCGGGCTGCCGCCGGAGATCTGGCGCGAGTGCGGCATCGAGCACCCGATGGGTGAAGGCTTCATGGGTTTTCTCGACCTCGTTCCCTCGCGCGTCACGCCCGAGCAGATCGATCGCGCGGTGGCGCAGCTCAACCCAGCCATTCTCGAGCGGCTCTTCTTCATGGGCAGCCCCGACGAGATTCTCGAGCAGGCGGCGCCGCTGGCGCGGGCCGGCTGCAATCACTTCATCATCGCCAACATGGGTGGCGCGTTCCTGTCGGAGACGGCGCGCGACGCGATTGCCGACCTGTCGCGCCTGCGCGCGCTGATGAGCGGATTGCGAAAGCTGGGATAA
- a CDS encoding nuclear transport factor 2 family protein has protein sequence MDARHIADRLEIQDVLVRYCNAIDTGNYAMLDEVFTPDGIADYTAAGGIRGTLAEIKEWLDKALAPFPVRQHLVTNFQIEIDGDRASTHCYLFNPLGFPQGGSLEMLFCGGGYRDTFVRTGTGWRIAERVISTAYLHGKLPG, from the coding sequence ATGGATGCACGACACATCGCAGACCGCCTCGAGATCCAGGACGTCCTCGTGCGCTACTGCAACGCCATCGATACCGGCAACTATGCGATGCTGGATGAGGTGTTCACGCCCGACGGAATCGCCGACTACACCGCCGCCGGCGGAATTCGCGGCACGCTGGCGGAGATCAAGGAGTGGCTGGACAAGGCGCTGGCGCCGTTCCCGGTGCGCCAGCATCTGGTGACGAACTTCCAGATCGAGATCGACGGCGACCGCGCCAGCACGCACTGCTACCTTTTCAATCCGCTCGGCTTCCCGCAGGGCGGAAGTCTGGAGATGCTGTTCTGCGGCGGCGGCTACCGCGATACGTTCGTGCGCACCGGCACGGGCTGGCGCATCGCCGAGCGCGTCATCTCGACCGCCTATCTCCACGGCAAGCTGCCGGGATAG